One part of the Thermodesulfobacterium commune DSM 2178 genome encodes these proteins:
- a CDS encoding DUF4145 domain-containing protein has product MYTLPPTECPFCYAKVNFTVTAVDSYKRVKEVTIQGNHIHIVEVDTLAKCPNCNNSCLIKIEIPEKHYSEMREALQNFQYQPSRPLYFKILKVYPEPKPVYSHPSLPDKVRVVFEDLQEMLREKKEPSLIVGGCRAVLESAIKYLGGEGDRLIDKIDDLLRKGIITKPIADWAHHVRIEGNESLHDLLYTDITPEEAEEIVEFVKLFLIYTFELPARIKEKRRS; this is encoded by the coding sequence ATGTATACCTTGCCCCCAACTGAATGTCCCTTTTGCTATGCCAAAGTAAACTTTACGGTTACTGCAGTTGATAGCTATAAACGAGTTAAAGAAGTTACAATACAAGGCAATCATATTCATATTGTTGAAGTTGATACACTTGCTAAATGTCCGAATTGTAATAATTCCTGTCTTATTAAAATTGAAATACCTGAAAAACATTATTCTGAGATGAGAGAAGCTCTTCAGAATTTTCAATATCAACCTTCTCGCCCTCTTTACTTTAAAATTCTTAAAGTTTATCCAGAACCTAAGCCTGTTTATTCTCATCCATCTTTGCCAGATAAAGTAAGAGTTGTTTTTGAAGACCTTCAAGAAATGCTCCGAGAAAAGAAAGAGCCTTCGCTTATCGTAGGTGGTTGTCGAGCAGTTCTCGAATCTGCTATTAAATATCTTGGAGGAGAAGGCGATAGACTGATAGACAAAATAGATGACCTTCTTAGAAAAGGTATTATTACCAAGCCTATCGCTGATTGGGCACACCATGTCCGAATTGAAGGTAATGAATCCCTTCACGACCTTCTCTATACCGATATCACTCCTGAAGAAGCAGAAGAGATCGTTGAATTTGTTAAGCTCTTTCTTATCTATACCTTTGAACTTCCTGCAAGAATTAAAGAAAAACGCCGTTCTTAA
- a CDS encoding helix-turn-helix domain-containing protein: MREFEVWLSRAEVQELLGISQQAISKAIQKGKFKVQEIYGNGGRQYRIALSSLPADAQVRYLQAHPEVWQEALKIKELSEEARAFLIKKTLPQKEENEISVRVATMDRAWAIKEYLQNPCYETAKRIAEELKVHVSTIYRWIKKAEEEAERIRMMKLEKQTVPIKFPRTSVSEDVLIESLSIILSSHGKRIINGWQYVVNKGYDISYSQYTRILNKMTPPFSKILEYHRSGRISALLTETPKIIRAWSELPVMHTLVGDQHYLDYYMYSPELDEVVKVQLYIWADCSSRYFVSCVPSIGEQYTQWHVQVSLAEAFRIHVPSEIYTDWGKQENSKMTAEFIDRLASGKIYLGDWDDFLEKYPEAKIARKRSTPGVPPVKPIENMIRRFTEFLNQEGLTGYAKRDLKDPFRNKQIQELLKAQIKKKDLPTVEEGLKVIANVIEKCNITEIKTKEGKRFIPAEFLWKGLEGRRVVIGDDEIAMIFFPAFVRKVRNASVQVKLGTKTVVFTAKELTWLRDGEEVMIKVNPFPPHEGSMFFRWNGSDWEFLAPATVWIGHRVHPQDQEKLAKAMEVKNHYLKQFVLAIREIHERAKNTFGVVEDKPIRKLTSAIKHKQEGMGDLIFLDIKKFKNIRDKNWEALEKLAEFYNY; this comes from the coding sequence ATGAGAGAGTTTGAGGTTTGGCTTTCAAGGGCTGAAGTCCAGGAACTTTTAGGGATAAGCCAGCAAGCTATATCAAAAGCTATCCAAAAAGGGAAATTCAAAGTTCAAGAAATATATGGGAATGGGGGAAGACAATACCGAATTGCTCTTTCCAGTTTGCCAGCTGATGCACAAGTAAGATATTTACAGGCTCATCCAGAGGTGTGGCAGGAGGCTTTAAAGATTAAAGAGCTTTCAGAGGAGGCAAGGGCTTTCTTAATTAAGAAGACACTTCCGCAAAAGGAAGAAAATGAAATATCCGTAAGGGTTGCAACAATGGATAGAGCTTGGGCAATAAAGGAATACTTGCAAAATCCTTGCTATGAGACGGCAAAAAGAATTGCTGAAGAGCTAAAAGTCCATGTGTCAACGATTTATAGATGGATAAAAAAGGCTGAAGAAGAGGCTGAAAGAATTCGGATGATGAAATTGGAAAAACAAACAGTGCCTATTAAGTTTCCACGAACAAGTGTGTCTGAGGATGTGCTGATTGAAAGCTTGAGCATCATTTTAAGCTCTCATGGAAAGAGAATTATCAACGGGTGGCAGTATGTAGTGAATAAAGGGTATGATATCTCTTATTCGCAGTATACACGAATTCTCAATAAGATGACGCCACCTTTCAGTAAAATACTTGAGTATCACAGGTCTGGAAGAATTTCAGCATTACTTACAGAGACTCCCAAAATTATCAGGGCTTGGAGTGAGCTTCCGGTTATGCATACCCTTGTAGGGGACCAACATTATCTTGACTACTACATGTATAGTCCGGAGCTTGATGAGGTGGTTAAGGTTCAGCTTTACATCTGGGCTGATTGTTCAAGTAGGTATTTTGTTTCTTGTGTGCCTTCAATTGGGGAGCAGTATACGCAATGGCATGTGCAGGTAAGTTTGGCTGAAGCTTTTAGAATACATGTTCCTTCTGAGATATACACCGACTGGGGTAAGCAAGAGAATTCAAAAATGACAGCTGAATTTATTGACAGGCTTGCTTCTGGGAAGATCTATCTTGGGGATTGGGATGATTTCTTAGAAAAGTATCCAGAGGCAAAGATAGCAAGAAAAAGGTCTACCCCGGGAGTTCCACCTGTTAAGCCAATTGAAAATATGATCAGGAGGTTTACTGAGTTTCTTAATCAAGAGGGGCTTACAGGTTATGCAAAGAGGGATTTGAAAGATCCGTTCAGAAACAAGCAAATTCAGGAATTATTGAAAGCACAAATTAAAAAGAAGGATCTACCAACGGTTGAAGAAGGCTTGAAGGTTATCGCAAATGTTATTGAGAAGTGCAATATAACGGAGATAAAAACAAAAGAAGGCAAGAGATTTATTCCAGCTGAGTTTTTATGGAAAGGACTTGAAGGAAGAAGGGTTGTTATTGGGGATGATGAGATTGCAATGATATTTTTCCCAGCTTTTGTGAGAAAGGTAAGAAATGCTTCGGTTCAAGTAAAACTTGGGACAAAAACGGTTGTCTTTACTGCAAAAGAATTGACTTGGCTTCGTGATGGGGAAGAGGTCATGATTAAAGTTAATCCTTTCCCTCCGCATGAAGGGTCAATGTTTTTTAGATGGAATGGAAGTGATTGGGAATTTTTAGCTCCCGCTACAGTGTGGATTGGTCATAGGGTGCATCCTCAGGATCAGGAAAAGCTTGCTAAGGCTATGGAAGTGAAAAATCACTATCTTAAACAGTTCGTTTTAGCGATAAGAGAAATTCATGAGAGAGCAAAGAATACTTTTGGGGTGGTTGAAGATAAGCCTATAAGAAAATTGACATCCGCTATTAAACATAAGCAAGAAGGTATGGGAGATTTGATTTTCTTAGATATCAAAAAATTTAAAAACATAAGGGATAAGAATTGGGAAGCACTCGAGAAGCTTGCAGAATTTTATAATTATTAA
- a CDS encoding ATP-binding protein, translating to MEAQARIIDFEFADLLKLSGLTFKQLASILREKGINVSPAMLCMIKNGQKNSHPLKEQIKEILKEYIEQSKEEKETIKFLTEAQRRMLSVLEATYEDREFALIVGPSGIGKTYIVEKFAEEHEGVVIYKVAKAMSLGDLLRELCKVLKLPEWGTNYQKFSRIKESLKGKKMLIVDEADLLADESPNRFLRKIEIFRELANVCAVVLVGLPELDEAIYANVKSYIYSRMGYYAYLKEPEPQELIKYCELKGIKNIRQVAGASIGRGYFRYIDKVAKRAKKIGEELALSIMYAGKR from the coding sequence ATGGAAGCACAAGCACGAATAATAGATTTCGAATTTGCAGATTTACTTAAACTCTCGGGGTTAACTTTTAAACAACTTGCTAGTATTTTGCGTGAAAAAGGAATCAATGTATCACCAGCAATGCTTTGCATGATTAAAAATGGTCAAAAAAATTCTCATCCTCTTAAAGAACAAATTAAAGAAATTTTAAAAGAATACATCGAACAGTCTAAAGAAGAAAAAGAAACTATAAAATTTTTAACCGAAGCACAAAGAAGAATGCTATCAGTTTTAGAAGCAACTTATGAAGATAGGGAATTTGCTTTGATTGTTGGTCCAAGTGGAATTGGGAAAACTTATATAGTTGAAAAGTTTGCAGAAGAACATGAGGGAGTTGTGATTTATAAAGTAGCAAAAGCTATGTCACTTGGAGATTTACTTAGAGAGCTTTGCAAAGTGCTTAAACTACCTGAATGGGGCACAAATTATCAGAAATTTAGCAGGATCAAAGAGAGCCTAAAAGGAAAAAAAATGCTTATTGTTGATGAAGCTGATTTGCTTGCTGATGAATCGCCAAATAGGTTTTTGCGGAAGATAGAAATTTTTCGTGAGCTTGCGAATGTGTGTGCGGTTGTGCTTGTTGGACTTCCTGAACTTGATGAAGCAATTTATGCAAATGTAAAAAGCTATATTTACTCAAGAATGGGATATTATGCTTATTTAAAAGAGCCAGAACCTCAAGAACTTATCAAATATTGTGAATTAAAAGGAATAAAAAATATAAGACAGGTTGCAGGTGCTTCAATTGGAAGGGGCTATTTTCGTTACATAGATAAGGTGGCAAAAAGAGCAAAGAAAATAGGAGAAGAACTGGCTTTGTCAATTATGTATGCAGGAAAAAGATAA